One Felis catus isolate Fca126 chromosome D3, F.catus_Fca126_mat1.0, whole genome shotgun sequence DNA segment encodes these proteins:
- the MVK gene encoding mevalonate kinase isoform X3 — MEDSQELAMSSEVLLVSAPGKVILHGEHAVVHGKVALAVAVNLRTFLRLQPHSNGKVCLDLPNIGIRRVWDVARLQLQDTSFLEQGDASAPTAELVEKLKEVAAFPKDCANPERAAVLAFLYLYLCICRKQRTLPSLDIRVWSELPTGAGLGSSAAYSVCVASALLTACEEIPNPLKDGEPASRWTVEDLELINKWAFQGERVIHGNPSGVDNAVSVWGGALRYQQGKISLLKRLPALRILLTNTKVPRSTKALVAGVRSRLLKFPEIVAPVLTSIDAISLECERMLGEMVAAPAPEHYLVLERHLQLLRSTWCLSVPRDAFESAAPIVNGSSY, encoded by the exons ATGGAG GATTCCCAGGAGCTAGCTATGTCGTCAGAAGTCCTGCTGGTGTCTGCTCCAGGGAAAGTCATTCTTCATGGAGAGCATGCTGTGGTCCACGGCAAG GTAGCGCTGGCGGTGGCCGTGAACTTAAGAACATTCCTCCGGCTTCAGCCCCACAGCAATGGGAAAGTGTGCCTCGACCTACCGAACATTGGCATCAGGCGGGTCTGGGATGTGGCCAGGCTTCAGCTACAGGACACGAGCTTTCTGG AGCAAGGTGACGCCTCGGCACCCACCGCGGAGCTAGTGGAGAAGCTGAAGGAGGTGGCAGCCTTCCCCAAGGACTGTGCCAACCCCGAGCGTGCGGCCGTGCTGGCCTTCCTTTACTTGTACCTGTGCATCTGCCGGAAGCAGAG GACCCTGCCCAGCCTGGACATCAGGGTGTGGTCCGAGCTGCCCACTGGGGCCGGCCTGGGCTCCAGTGCCGCCTACTCCGTGTGTGTGGCCTCTGCTCTCCTGACCGCGTGCGAGGAGATCCCAAACCCGCTGAAGGACGGCGAGCCTGCCAGCAG gtGGACAGTGGAGGACTTGGAATTAATTAACAAGTGGGCCTTCCAGGGGGAGAGAGTGATTCACGGGAACCCGTCCGGAGTAGACAACGCTGTCAGCGTTTGGG GGGGAGCACTCCGATACCAGCAAGGAAAGATTTCGCTCCTAAAGAG GCTGCCGGCTCTGAGGATCCTGCTGACCAACACCAAGGTCCCTCGCAGCACCAAGGCTCTCGTGGCCGGCGTCAGGAGCAGGCTGCTTAAG TTCCCAGAGATCGTGGCGCCCGTGCTGACCTCCATAGATGCTATCTCCCTGGAGTGCGAGCGGATGCTGGGGGAGATGGTGGCTGCCCCCGCCCCGGAGCACTACCTGGTGCTGGAA CGTCACCTGCAGCTGCTGCGGTCCACCTGGTGCCTCTCTGTCCCGCGGGATGCGTTTGAATCTGCAGCTCCTATAGTGAATGGAAGCAGCTACTAA
- the MVK gene encoding mevalonate kinase isoform X1, with the protein MEDSQELAMSSEVLLVSAPGKVILHGEHAVVHGKVALAVAVNLRTFLRLQPHSNGKVCLDLPNIGIRRVWDVARLQLQDTSFLEQGDASAPTAELVEKLKEVAAFPKDCANPERAAVLAFLYLYLCICRKQRTLPSLDIRVWSELPTGAGLGSSAAYSVCVASALLTACEEIPNPLKDGEPASRWTVEDLELINKWAFQGERVIHGNPSGVDNAVSVWGGALRYQQGKISLLKRLPALRILLTNTKVPRSTKALVAGVRSRLLKFPEIVAPVLTSIDAISLECERMLGEMVAAPAPEHYLVLEELIDMNQHHLNALGVGHASLDQLCQVTMAHGLHSKLTGAGGGGCGITLLRPGLRNNQDIVITRCHLLMWPRWGLTLLQNRGLSSPAPSVWRKSKAGSGAVGGRGREAGPEQLRL; encoded by the exons ATGGAG GATTCCCAGGAGCTAGCTATGTCGTCAGAAGTCCTGCTGGTGTCTGCTCCAGGGAAAGTCATTCTTCATGGAGAGCATGCTGTGGTCCACGGCAAG GTAGCGCTGGCGGTGGCCGTGAACTTAAGAACATTCCTCCGGCTTCAGCCCCACAGCAATGGGAAAGTGTGCCTCGACCTACCGAACATTGGCATCAGGCGGGTCTGGGATGTGGCCAGGCTTCAGCTACAGGACACGAGCTTTCTGG AGCAAGGTGACGCCTCGGCACCCACCGCGGAGCTAGTGGAGAAGCTGAAGGAGGTGGCAGCCTTCCCCAAGGACTGTGCCAACCCCGAGCGTGCGGCCGTGCTGGCCTTCCTTTACTTGTACCTGTGCATCTGCCGGAAGCAGAG GACCCTGCCCAGCCTGGACATCAGGGTGTGGTCCGAGCTGCCCACTGGGGCCGGCCTGGGCTCCAGTGCCGCCTACTCCGTGTGTGTGGCCTCTGCTCTCCTGACCGCGTGCGAGGAGATCCCAAACCCGCTGAAGGACGGCGAGCCTGCCAGCAG gtGGACAGTGGAGGACTTGGAATTAATTAACAAGTGGGCCTTCCAGGGGGAGAGAGTGATTCACGGGAACCCGTCCGGAGTAGACAACGCTGTCAGCGTTTGGG GGGGAGCACTCCGATACCAGCAAGGAAAGATTTCGCTCCTAAAGAG GCTGCCGGCTCTGAGGATCCTGCTGACCAACACCAAGGTCCCTCGCAGCACCAAGGCTCTCGTGGCCGGCGTCAGGAGCAGGCTGCTTAAG TTCCCAGAGATCGTGGCGCCCGTGCTGACCTCCATAGATGCTATCTCCCTGGAGTGCGAGCGGATGCTGGGGGAGATGGTGGCTGCCCCCGCCCCGGAGCACTACCTGGTGCTGGAA GAGCTCATCGACATGAACCAGCACCATCTGAACGCCCTCGGCGTGGGCCATGCCTCCCTGGACCAGCTGTGCCAGGTGACCATGGCCCATGGACTGCACAGCAAGCTCACTGGCGCGGGCGGCGGTGGCTGTGGCATTACGCTCCTCAGGCCAG GTTTGAGGAATAACCAGGACATTGTCATCACCCGCTGTCACCTCTTGATGTGGCCAAGATGGGGACTGACCTTGCTACAAAACCGAGGGctttcttcccccgcccccagtgTCTGGAGAAAGAGCAAGGCCGG ATCTGGAGCAGTCGGTGGTCGAGGCCGTGAAGCAGGCCCTGAGCAGCTGCGGCTTTGA
- the MVK gene encoding mevalonate kinase isoform X2, whose amino-acid sequence MEDSQELAMSSEVLLVSAPGKVILHGEHAVVHGKVALAVAVNLRTFLRLQPHSNGKVCLDLPNIGIRRVWDVARLQLQDTSFLEQGDASAPTAELVEKLKEVAAFPKDCANPERAAVLAFLYLYLCICRKQRTLPSLDIRVWSELPTGAGLGSSAAYSVCVASALLTACEEIPNPLKDGEPASRWTVEDLELINKWAFQGERVIHGNPSGVDNAVSVWGGALRYQQGKISLLKRLPALRILLTNTKVPRSTKALVAGVRSRLLKFPEIVAPVLTSIDAISLECERMLGEMVAAPAPEHYLVLEELIDMNQHHLNALGVGHASLDQLCQVTMAHGLHSKLTGAGGGGCGITLLRPDLEQSVVEAVKQALSSCGFDCWETSIGAPGISVHSAASLDAPVRQALDGL is encoded by the exons ATGGAG GATTCCCAGGAGCTAGCTATGTCGTCAGAAGTCCTGCTGGTGTCTGCTCCAGGGAAAGTCATTCTTCATGGAGAGCATGCTGTGGTCCACGGCAAG GTAGCGCTGGCGGTGGCCGTGAACTTAAGAACATTCCTCCGGCTTCAGCCCCACAGCAATGGGAAAGTGTGCCTCGACCTACCGAACATTGGCATCAGGCGGGTCTGGGATGTGGCCAGGCTTCAGCTACAGGACACGAGCTTTCTGG AGCAAGGTGACGCCTCGGCACCCACCGCGGAGCTAGTGGAGAAGCTGAAGGAGGTGGCAGCCTTCCCCAAGGACTGTGCCAACCCCGAGCGTGCGGCCGTGCTGGCCTTCCTTTACTTGTACCTGTGCATCTGCCGGAAGCAGAG GACCCTGCCCAGCCTGGACATCAGGGTGTGGTCCGAGCTGCCCACTGGGGCCGGCCTGGGCTCCAGTGCCGCCTACTCCGTGTGTGTGGCCTCTGCTCTCCTGACCGCGTGCGAGGAGATCCCAAACCCGCTGAAGGACGGCGAGCCTGCCAGCAG gtGGACAGTGGAGGACTTGGAATTAATTAACAAGTGGGCCTTCCAGGGGGAGAGAGTGATTCACGGGAACCCGTCCGGAGTAGACAACGCTGTCAGCGTTTGGG GGGGAGCACTCCGATACCAGCAAGGAAAGATTTCGCTCCTAAAGAG GCTGCCGGCTCTGAGGATCCTGCTGACCAACACCAAGGTCCCTCGCAGCACCAAGGCTCTCGTGGCCGGCGTCAGGAGCAGGCTGCTTAAG TTCCCAGAGATCGTGGCGCCCGTGCTGACCTCCATAGATGCTATCTCCCTGGAGTGCGAGCGGATGCTGGGGGAGATGGTGGCTGCCCCCGCCCCGGAGCACTACCTGGTGCTGGAA GAGCTCATCGACATGAACCAGCACCATCTGAACGCCCTCGGCGTGGGCCATGCCTCCCTGGACCAGCTGTGCCAGGTGACCATGGCCCATGGACTGCACAGCAAGCTCACTGGCGCGGGCGGCGGTGGCTGTGGCATTACGCTCCTCAGGCCAG ATCTGGAGCAGTCGGTGGTCGAGGCCGTGAAGCAGGCCCTGAGCAGCTGCGGCTTTGACTGCTGGGAAACCAGCATCGGTGCCCCTGGCATCTCTGTCCACTCGGCCGCCTCCCTGGACGCCCCCGTGCGGCAAGCCCTGGATGGCCTCTGA